GTATACGATACACTTGGCTTCAGATTGTTTCCCTATATAATGGCACTAACTCTCCATGTTGAAACCACATTAATTTCTTATAACCAACAACAATAATGACAAACCATCTTCAAGATCCCTTACCTACTTACCCAAAACCGGTTTTaaccaaagaagaacaagaagtgGACGAGAAAATGGTAAGCTTGCAAGCAGAGAGTATCGTGAACACCGTGGCTTTCCCTATGGTTCTCAAAGCCGCCTTCGAGCTTGGCGTCATCGACACCATCGCTGCTGCAGGAAACGACACGTGGCTCTCACCGTGTGAGATAGCGTGTAGTCTCCCAACCAAACCCACCAACCCGGAGGCGCCGGTGTTGCTTGACCGGATGCTGAGCTTACTTGTCAGCCACTCGATCTTGAAGTGCCGTATGATTGAAACCGGAGAGAACGGTCGAACCGGAAAGATCGAGAGGGTATATGCAGCCGAACCGGTTTGCAAGTATTTTTTGAGAGATAGTGATGGTACAGGATCTCTCGTGCCTCTGTTCATGTTGCTCCATACCCAAGTGTTTTTCAAGACTTGGTACGTACTTcgctagttttttttaaaagtcaaattaCATTAAATCAGTTAATATATAACCaacttatttacaaaaatatattttgtataaaaaatgaataaatgaagatttttctttcacgTACAGGACAAATCTTAAAGATGTGATACTAGAAGGAAGAGATGCATTCAACTCTGCCCACGGCATGAAAATCTTCGAATACATAAATTCGGATCAACCATTTGCTGAGTTGTTTAATCGTGCAATGTCGGAACCTTCCACCATGATCATGAAGAAGGTTCTAGACGTATATAGAGGATTTGAAGATGTTAACACTTTGGTGGATGTTGGAGGAGGAAATGGCACTGTTTTAGGTTTAGTCACTTCTAAGTATCCTCATATCAAAGGTGTTAATTTCGACTTAGCTCAAGTTTTAACCCAAGCTCCTTTTTATCCAGGTATAcaatactaattaatatatttgataaatattgaAGTACTGCTAGTTTCATAGCTACCACTTAAACCTACTTTTTGTTGTACCTATTAAATCAAAGGAGTCGAGCATGTATCTGGAGACATGTTTGTAGAAGTTCCAAAGGGAGATGCCGTCTTTATGAAAgtaagtttataaatatatgaaaatagataaatttatatctCTAAAgctaattattaaaattttgttaaatgattGACAGTGGATACTACATGATTGGGGAGACGAGGATTGTATAAAGATTCTGAAAAATTGTTGGAAAAGTCTACCGGAAAAAGGGAAGATTATTATTGTAGAGTTTGTTACACCAAAGGAACCAAAGGGTGGTGACTTATCTTCTAACACTGTCTTTGCCATGGACTTGTTGATGTTAACCCAATGCTCTGGTGGTAAAGAGAGATCTCTTTCACAGTTCGAGAATTTGGCGTTTGCGTCAGGTTTTCTTCGATGTGAAATCATTTGTCTTGCTTATTCGTATTCTGTTATCGAATTCCACAAATAAATTTGgaatttaagaaagaaaagaaaacaatatatacgtaactttttctgttttgttaaatGGCTTTTATTGCATGTAATATAGTTTGGTATTGGTTTGAGCCTTTTCATTGTTCAAGATTATGGTTGTTTTAGTATTAATAAACGGtgtgtaagaaataaattcGGATAAGTATAAAAGTGTGTATTCGCATTAGGTTTGTAAATTACTGCTTGAAGCTTGATCACGGGTTTAACGGTCTGACCAGGTCGGTCCggattttaaaacattgagTGAACTCATTTACACTACTATTAAATTCAACATATATCTTTTTTCACAAATTCCATAATAACACATAAATTATGACTAAACTATAGGTACAAACATTAATCAGTACATGCAATTGCATTCCAATTCAATATATGTGGATCCTTGTTCCCTGAATTCAGCTTCTTGATTGAAACTATTTCACAGCATGTAGGCCAGATGGCCCTAGGCTTCGACCAGGTGTTTCACATGGTGGACTTGTACTCAACAAGCCGTAGAATTAGTAACGGGTATGGTAGCTCTCACCGGAAGAAAGTtgcttttttaaaatgttacttttttttttgtcgaataACGATTTCATTATAGCCTCAAagggaaaatatataatgttacTTTAATTATTGTCTTTCCAACTTATACATAATGGGATgacaaagaaatatttaaaaagtctaatttaaaaaactaaattaagtttttaacattaaaagtacaatatatttggatttaaaaaataattttagtaCGACGTTGTTAAATGATTATAGGATCAATGAGTAGTTGGTAGTTCCTGAACGGGTTACAAAAAAGTGATATCCTGATTCACGTGGTTTGGTGGACCGACGGATCTTGTTAAATCACCTGAaagatttcattttaattttcttaacatCCACttgaaagatattttttttaataatgaacGAATCATGGAGTTGTTGATGTTAACACAATGCTCGGGTGGTAAAAGAGAATCAAGGAATAAACAGAATATAATTCAAGGTGGAATTTTTTGAGTTGATTACATATTTTCAAGACATATGCTGATTTAATAGTATATTGCAAATATGTAATCAActcaatgttttaaaattgttagcctaagtttaattatattctCACTTGAAACAATTTTACTGCATGTAGTACGCCAACTGGCCTTGGACTTCAGCCATGTGTTTCACATGGTGGATTTGTATTCAACAAGCCTACCCACCCATGAGTTTTACCAGCAACGATTAAAACAATTGCAAACTCAACGCGTCTAAgcaaagaagaacaacaagttGACGAAAGAACTCTGAGCTTTGCCCACCTCTACTCGGTATGGTTCAATGTTACTATAGATTACTTTCTAACATTAAAACACACActgtttttggatttaaaattttattatagacttaaaaatttaataatagtaTGACGCTTTTAAATGATTATAGGATCAATCACAAGTTAGTGCTTCCTTAAAGATATTTTCCTGCGTGGGTTAGAAGAAAGTGATATCCTGATTCACGTGGTTCGGTTGACCCCTACTTTTGTTTTCGCTATggaattataaataaataaaagagaactAAACATGTATTCATTCCATTTCATTATGTGAGCCTGAATTGTGTGACATGATCAGAATACcaccacaaaataaaatacgAAACTCATCACAATCCTAAAGCTTTGATTGATACAATAAGACGCGGCTAATTTAGGAATCAAATCGAATCATCCACAGATTGGTAATTCTTAGAGTGGAGATTATACGATAAATCACAGATAATGGGAACTTCAACGCTCAAAAATGGATTGGTTTTGTAAACTATTACATTGCTCTCGAGGGATATTTTATTTAGggtattttgaatttttatgaATCAAATTTATTTCCTACCCGGCCATGACACataaatcaaagataaatatctaatttttattaaatagaTTTAGTTCTCAAGATTCAGTAACGCATACATATAAAGGAAACTTATCAATGAGTACATGAACAATCATGTCCACTTGCTTGATTTATACAAACGCAATTAGGATAGTAAGGATCCTTAGTTTCATCTTTGCACTGTTGAGGACCCCGAGCACGAATTGGACTACAATATGTTCCCGGAAAGTATTCAACAAGTACAGGTGGACGATCTTCTGCCTCCACTGTTTCATATCAACCACAAAAATATTAGATGGTGGATGAAACGTGTtagataaatacaaaattgataacacaaaaatttacattcataacattttttcatCAGTCAATGTTTTCATATTAAGCAAGTATATAAACAATCGaaattatatgaattatatatatctcaCCTTTAGCATTATACATCACGAAAAACATGAGAACACAAAGAACCACACACGCACTAACAGATTTCATGATGCAAATGATAtgtctatattttttcttttgttgttgtgtttatcTGGTActgaatattttttcttatcaacaatgtctacatatatatacagacaacacacacacagatatttttttattcttactCAAATTAAAGGCAATAAAGTTAAGtttgaccaaaataattaatgccAATTTGAGagtcaaaccaaaatatttattaaaagaatAACCTAAATAAGATAAACACATTTAAgtaataaatcatatatttgaCAGCTAATCTACACTCCCAACGTTCcagattataatattttctaaataagCACAAAGTTTAAGAGACcataaatgttttgttattctAATATTAAATACCCATAAATATAGTAtctaacatttattttaaaaattaaccaaTAGAAAAAGATTGCAAATTATTAATAGTCATAATAAATTATGCATTgatatttgagaaaaaataatagaacGACAAAGTGAGTAATATGACTTTACttgcatatataattattttttttcttttctcttcttatgcATTTAAATCATCATCCACCTGTTAATAATAAAttggttttaagaaattactattaaaaattatgacattgtttccttttttggataattaatatatatggattATGATCCCTTCTCGTTggaatttattaatattatcattactatgattagttttgatttacaaaaatttcacaattattttgtttccttttttgggataattaatatatatagattatgaTCCCTTCTCGTTGGAATTTAttaatatcattattattattattagttttgatttacaaaaatttcacaattttaagaaataatctaaaattaccattaaataattaatttgcaAAGATTCCTAAAGTGTCAGTTTTATTATGGtcatatattgaaaaattataattgCAGTAATTTCCCTTTAATTGTGAGATTTCTagaaatatatctttttctctgaaaaaGAGGTTTTCCTTGAAATATATATCATGATACCAGTTAGTGACTTAGTGTTGTCCATAATAAATCTTTGTTTATCACCACAATAAGCATACTGAAACTGAAGATATCACCAAACTTTGGTTATGATTTTCTTTCCTATCGCATCGTATGTTTTATATAGTTGAccgttttaaaatttgtagtttttttttttataatcgtCGATATTCTATTTTAACCTTTTCgatgtgaagaaaaaaatgaaaactctGACGCATCTTTCATTAGTTAACTTTTAATTCGCATTTGAGTACTACTACACGCGTCTCAGTGCATGGCACTAGTGTGAATCTCGAATTCAATCTTCTTTGCCATTGTTATCtatatcaaaacaacaacaacaacaacaatcgcAAACTATCTACATGAACCATCatcttttattcaaaaaaaaatacatgaaccATCATCTTTTTGTCCATCCCCGTGACAATAAATTAGTATTAAACATAATCAGTCCACTTGTCTTTGGGATTTCTCCTTATAAAAACATCACTAACTGTGAAAGTTAAAACCACATCCTCAAATCAACTCTACCtttgttatcatcttcttcaatctttcaaCCTATATCGACAATTATGTCAAACCATCTTCAAGATCCCTTAACCACTTACCCTAAACCGGGTTTaaccaaagaagaacaagaaatcGACGAGAAAATGGTGAGCTTGCAAGCGGAGAGTATAGTCAACGCCGTGGCTTTCCCCATGGTTCTCAAAGCCGCCTTAGAGCTTGGAGTCATTGATACGATCGCTGCTGCTAGCAACGGCACGTGGCTCTCACCGTCTGAGATAGCCGTTAGTCTCCCAAACAAACCCACTAACCCGGAGGCGCCGGTATTGCTGGACCGGATGCTGCGGTTACTTGTAAGCCACTCGATCTTGAAGTGTTGTATGGTTGAAAGCAGAGAAAATGGTCAAACCGGAAAGATCGAGAGAGTATATGCAGCTGAACCGATTTGCAAGTACTTCTTGAAAGATAGTGACGGCTCTGGTTCTCTCTCGTCCTTGTTATTGTTGCTCCATAGCCAAGTCATTCTCAAAACATGGTTAGTGAACATAAAACGTAAATGAAcatttgaagatattttttttgaaaaaattccATATATAGGACAAATCTCAAGGATGTGATACTAGAAGGAAAAGATGCATTCAGCTCTGCCCACGACATGAGACTTTTCGAATATATTAGTTCGGATGACCAGTTCTCTAAGTTGTTTCACCGCGCAATGTCGGAATCTTCCACAATGGTCATGAAGAAGGTTCTAGAAGAATACAGAGGATTTGAAGATGTTAACACTTTGGTGGATGTAGGAGGAGGTATCGGCACCATATTAGGTCTCATCACTTCCAAGTATCCTCATATCAAAGGTGTTAATTTCGACTTAGCTCAAGTTTTAACCCAAGCTCCTTTTTATCCAGGTACAAAACTATACTTAGTATATTTGCTGTGCTAGTATTACTAACTAATGTACCTCCTAAATCTTTTGTATGGTTTGACTAATACTAATGATAGGAGTCAAGCATGTCTCCGGAGACATGTTTATTGAAGTTCCAAAAGGAGATGCCATCTTTATGAAAGTaagtttatatgtttatgaatcgATAAATTATAATTGAGTCTCATTATTTTCGAAATATAATATGGTTAAGTTATTGACAGTGGATACTACATGATTGGGGAGACGAGGATTGTATAAAGATTCTGAAAAATTGTTGGAAAAGTCTACCGGAAAAAGGTAAAGTGATCATTGTAGAGATGATTACACCAATGGAACCAAAGCCTAATGACTTTTCGTGTAACACCGTGTTGGGCATGGACTTGTTGATGTTAACACAATGCTCTGGTGGTAAAGAGCGATCTCTTTCGCAGTTCGAGAATTTAGCGTTTGCGTCAGGCTTTCTTCTATGTGAAATCATATGtctttcttattcatattCTGTTATCGAATTCCACAAATAAGGATTTGGAATTCACGAATTCTGCTACATGctaagttttcttttcaagattGTTTAGTGTATTATATTAACAGATTGTAATAATAATTGTGAAAGGGTGTTTGCTTTAGGTTTGTAATTGAAACATTTCTTCTTATGCTCCGACAACGTTTCTATAATGTTTTCTTACTGTAACCTTTGAGTTTGATTGCACCAAAAAGCACGAGCTAGTAAATCCCAATTTCGATTCATTGCTATCGAAAGCAGTAGGattcataaaatattcatttacTCTCATTTTGATTACAATCATCAAACGACATTTACTTATTACAGAGCACAATGAGAAACAAGTGTTATTCAAATGCTAGACTTGAATACCTCTGAATGAATCAGAGGCTTCCATGATGGGTTTCGAGGAAGAAACGTATCCTGCAAAATACACAAAGCTCACGAATTCAATTTCAAGATCCAGAATTTCGagtagatttttaaaagaaattcgTACCGAAACGTAGGAGCAAGAAGGGATGATGGAGATGGAGTGAGAAGAGGCGTGTTCGAAAGCGGCGACGCAGAGATGAGAAGCTAAACCTAATCCTCGTTTGAATGAAGGAACGTAAGTATGAACCAGATCCATCACTTTACCGTTGTTTCTCATCTTGTATTCTATGAAAGCTTCGTGATCCTCCGTCTCGAATCGCCTTTTGCCTTCGTTCCACACTATCTTTGGTGGCTCTGTCGCCATCTTCGCCTCCGTTGTCGCCGCCGTGTTCGTCATTTGTCAATAAACGTAAATCGAAGGAATGTTTCTTTATCTGATTCTTATCGGGCCTATTAATGGGCCTATTAACCGCGGTGTTCTGTTATGAATAATTTTTAGGAGGacttttaagattttaaaataacgaAAGCTTCATTGGCTAAATGTAGCTAATAAACGTACATTAGGATTTCAATTTTCCACAATGTAGCTAATAAAGCAAAACTCTCATTGTGCATAACTTACAAAAGacatgattataaataaaaccattCTAGTTTGGAACTAAACCAAccatcttctctcttctctctgccAATTGAGCTCACAATGGAGTAACGTGTGCAGTCTCGTCTAAGAAGAGGCACCCGAATACATTATTGAAGAAATCTCCGCCTTTAACAATACCTTTTCCATCTATGGTTTCCATGTCATATTTGCAAGCCCGCATGCAATCAGGACAGTATGTAACCTGCGTTGCATAGACAATCATGAGAACTTGCAATTTCCAAGAGTTTTTCTCAAGGAAACAAGTATATGTCAGGTAGTTTTAGTAACGAACCTCCAAAATTTTTGGCTCGAAGGAGCTATCGAGCATTACATCTACTCCGTACATTGCTCTAGATTTGGGGGATTGCATCTCTGGATGCGCGAGAGCTGCCGCCTCAAACACTGCCCGTATCACCTGCTTCACCTTCTCATGGATATCCATCCATTTAACTATTGAGAGTTGAATTGTGTTATTGACAAAATGAAATGCATAAAAATCTGGAGAAAGTAAACCCAAATATAGTGTATACCGTTATGTTCTTGTTCAAATTCTCTCACAAACTCTGCCGTGGGCTTGTGATTCAACTTCCGACCATAGTTCTGAAACGCATAAGAGAATGAACATGAAAAGGGAAAACGAGAGTTGCTGAATCATTATGTGGAAAGAGTGTTCTTAACTAATACCATGACAGTGAAGTGAGTTTCATATTCAAAGAAACTGTGCTTTTCCAATGAATATGGATTGTTGGACAACCTAACCTGAAATCAAACATATAGGATTGATATATATGAGTAAATAAGCGCTTGTATTGGttgtaatgaaaattaaaataagcaTTACCCAAAATATCTCTATTAGGTAAATCTCCAGCGGGTCAATACTCCGCACTAGCACAACATATCGCAGATCAAACTTGTTCCCCTTGAACAAAGCAGGGTGCTCTATGTACTTCTGGCAGATCTTGGGACCAGTTTCCATCATGCGGATGATAGCAGATAAATTATCGGTTATACTTGTGTCGATTGTCCGTGCCATGTTCCATGGTTTCAAGATCCACAAATTGTTCAATTGATCACGTTTGCGGACACAATAGTCCCCAATAAACTGGGACAATTGGGTTTCAAGATTATAGGTAGGCTGTAACCATTTTGGAGATCCATAACCCTGTAAAGCAAAACATAGGGATTTCAGAAACAAGTTACTAACGTGCTATGATAATCTAAGGGTATAATCTGCTGAATTTACCATTTGAATAGTCTCTGCAAGATGATGCTTCATAACAAGACATGCCTCAAAGGGAAACTGATTTATGTACTGGTCATCTGTTATTCCCACCTCTTTTTTGAGCTCATCATCCACCTGTACACTTGTCCATAATATGTCTGCATCTTTTGGTTCATTTGCTGCAGGCAGGCAAGTGACACAACTcagaaaacacaaagaaaattCTTGATTCGTCTAATGCATTTATGCAGACGATTGCTTAGTATATCCATCCAATGAGACGTAGATATCATGAAAAATGGATCAAATCACATACTGATCACAAATTCTGGGCGTGTCAGAAATTCTTCAACTTGAGGTAGATCCGTGTAAACCAGCAAAGGAGACCCATCACTATGCTGTATGCTTCGGGAAACTGAAGGGTTGGAAGGTTTTGACTCGAAGGCTTTGGCCTGCAGTTTCTGTTGGTATTTCTCAAATTCCTAGGAAATCATGACAGCGAATCtgttaattaacaaaaatctttgtatGAAATGAGAGGAAAGGAAGTCTGCTAATGAACAGAAAGCTAAAGAGGACACCGAGGAAGTacatgaataaaataattctCAGGAGTTTGAAACCAGGCTGTGAGTCTCGCAGACCGCTGTTTGTCCTCCCCAATACCAGATAGAAAATCACGAGTGCACTCATCACCTTTTTGAGAATGCTTTATAGGCCACATTACCGAATAGCTGGAacatataaaaccaaataaacatGAAGATAGAAAATATTTGCATACATGACATGTGAGCCCTGATCAAGAAGCGCATGTCAATCCACATTACACTTTTGAACTATAGCAACATAACACGTGTTTACAGCGCATAGAAGTTGAATTTAACAAATACGAGGAGCAGTGCaggaaattttttaaaagttgctACCTCACAGCAGATTCTAGTTTCCCAGAAGGCATGAAAAGGAAGGGAGCTACTTTGAAATTGGGTTCATCACTATGCCTCAAAGCTGAACCCAATTCATCCATCACATACCTGCGAAAAAGTGATATCACTGCACCACTCACAGTCATACATATCCAAAAATTATGTGCCCAAGAACTACAGACAAGACTATCCATAAACTGTTTGATTCCCCCTCCTAATTCTAACCTCTTAAGAAGTAGACTAGCATCAAATGTTCATTCCCAATACTATAGAAATTTTGCACATATATACACCAAAGGAGACCTCGCCCAGTCAAATCAAAGAAGGCTTTAGTCTAGAGAAACAAATGCTAGGGTGAGAATACATTCCAAAAGTGAAAATGGTCATTCCGACATACAAAGAGTGGTAACTCTTTCAGCTTTCAGTGTTGGATTAGAATCGtcacaaatattaaatattggATTTCTCTAATTTGTCTATTTAACTGAAAATTGTTATGATagtttaaatagtaaatataaaCAGCCGTGAGTTTTATTTCTTATCCCCAGCAAATCCACCGCACTAATTCtaatatagcaaaaaaaaagagaaacattgCATACCATAAAGAAGTTTCATCAAGCTTTTCATCATCCGCAAGGCGATAATTCAGCGCATACAACCACATTGCATCAAGAACACGATCAACAAGAGTATCATCAGGATTCAGCTCAGGAATGCGTGGTTGAAGCATTGAGTCAACAACATGCTTTCCAGTTTCCAAAATTTTTGCCGTATCAACGCCATTTAGTAAAGAAAGGTTTGAGAGCGATTCAAGAATCTCTAGAGCATTAATTCCAAGAGGTCCAGGTATGTCAACCTACAAACAAGAAGTAACACGTGAGCTCATCTCt
This sequence is a window from Arabidopsis thaliana chromosome 1 sequence. Protein-coding genes within it:
- a CDS encoding O-methyltransferase family protein, with amino-acid sequence MSNHLQDPLTTYPKPGLTKEEQEIDEKMVSLQAESIVNAVAFPMVLKAALELGVIDTIAAASNGTWLSPSEIAVSLPNKPTNPEAPVLLDRMLRLLVSHSILKCCMVESRENGQTGKIERVYAAEPICKYFLKDSDGSGSLSSLLLLLHSQVILKTWTNLKDVILEGKDAFSSAHDMRLFEYISSDDQFSKLFHRAMSESSTMVMKKVLEEYRGFEDVNTLVDVGGGIGTILGLITSKYPHIKGVNFDLAQVLTQAPFYPGTKLYLVYLLC
- a CDS encoding defensin-like protein (unknown protein; FUNCTIONS IN: molecular_function unknown; INVOLVED IN: biological_process unknown; LOCATED IN: endomembrane system; Has 30201 Blast hits to 17322 proteins in 780 species: Archae - 12; Bacteria - 1396; Metazoa - 17338; Fungi - 3422; Plants - 5037; Viruses - 0; Other Eukaryotes - 2996 (source: NCBI BLink).), with the protein product MKSVSACVVLCVLMFFVMYNAKVEAEDRPPVLVEYFPGTYCSPIRARGPQQCKDETKDPYYPNCVCINQASGHDCSCTH
- a CDS encoding O-methyltransferase family protein (O-methyltransferase family protein; CONTAINS InterPro DOMAIN/s: Winged helix-turn-helix transcription repressor DNA-binding (InterPro:IPR011991), Plant methyltransferase dimerisation (InterPro:IPR012967), O-methyltransferase, family 2 (InterPro:IPR001077), O-methyltransferase, COMT, eukaryota (InterPro:IPR016461); BEST Arabidopsis thaliana protein match is: O-methyltransferase family protein (TAIR:AT1G77520.1); Has 3283 Blast hits to 3279 proteins in 572 species: Archae - 3; Bacteria - 854; Metazoa - 104; Fungi - 647; Plants - 1564; Viruses - 0; Other Eukaryotes - 111 (source: NCBI BLink).) encodes the protein MSNHLQDPLTTYPKPGLTKEEQEIDEKMVSLQAESIVNAVAFPMVLKAALELGVIDTIAAASNGTWLSPSEIAVSLPNKPTNPEAPVLLDRMLRLLVSHSILKCCMVESRENGQTGKIERVYAAEPICKYFLKDSDGSGSLSSLLLLLHSQVILKTWTNLKDVILEGKDAFSSAHDMRLFEYISSDDQFSKLFHRAMSESSTMVMKKVLEEYRGFEDVNTLVDVGGGIGTILGLITSKYPHIKGVNFDLAQVLTQAPFYPGVKHVSGDMFIEVPKGDAIFMKWILHDWGDEDCIKILKNCWKSLPEKGKVIIVEMITPMEPKPNDFSCNTVLGMDLLMLTQCSGGKERSLSQFENLAFASGFLLCEIICLSYSYSVIEFHK
- a CDS encoding O-methyltransferase family protein (O-methyltransferase family protein; CONTAINS InterPro DOMAIN/s: Winged helix-turn-helix transcription repressor DNA-binding (InterPro:IPR011991), Plant methyltransferase dimerisation (InterPro:IPR012967), O-methyltransferase, family 2 (InterPro:IPR001077), O-methyltransferase, COMT, eukaryota (InterPro:IPR016461); BEST Arabidopsis thaliana protein match is: O-methyltransferase family protein (TAIR:AT1G77530.1); Has 3423 Blast hits to 3419 proteins in 583 species: Archae - 1; Bacteria - 980; Metazoa - 105; Fungi - 665; Plants - 1557; Viruses - 0; Other Eukaryotes - 115 (source: NCBI BLink).), which produces MTNHLQDPLPTYPKPVLTKEEQEVDEKMVSLQAESIVNTVAFPMVLKAAFELGVIDTIAAAGNDTWLSPCEIACSLPTKPTNPEAPVLLDRMLSLLVSHSILKCRMIETGENGRTGKIERVYAAEPVCKYFLRDSDGTGSLVPLFMLLHTQVFFKTWTNLKDVILEGRDAFNSAHGMKIFEYINSDQPFAELFNRAMSEPSTMIMKKVLDVYRGFEDVNTLVDVGGGNGTVLGLVTSKYPHIKGVNFDLAQVLTQAPFYPGVEHVSGDMFVEVPKGDAVFMKWILHDWGDEDCIKILKNCWKSLPEKGKIIIVEFVTPKEPKGGDLSSNTVFAMDLLMLTQCSGGKERSLSQFENLAFASGFLRCEIICLAYSYSVIEFHK
- a CDS encoding Acyl-CoA N-acyltransferases (NAT) superfamily protein (Acyl-CoA N-acyltransferases (NAT) superfamily protein; CONTAINS InterPro DOMAIN/s: Acyl-CoA N-acyltransferase (InterPro:IPR016181); BEST Arabidopsis thaliana protein match is: Acyl-CoA N-acyltransferases (NAT) superfamily protein (TAIR:AT1G21770.1); Has 329 Blast hits to 329 proteins in 159 species: Archae - 6; Bacteria - 264; Metazoa - 8; Fungi - 0; Plants - 43; Viruses - 0; Other Eukaryotes - 8 (source: NCBI BLink).) codes for the protein MTNTAATTEAKMATEPPKIVWNEGKRRFETEDHEAFIEYKMRNNGKVMDLVHTYVPSFKRGLGLASHLCVAAFEHASSHSISIIPSCSYVSDTFLPRNPSWKPLIHSEVFKSSI
- a CDS encoding tubulin-tyrosine ligase (tubulin-tyrosine ligases;tubulin-tyrosine ligases; FUNCTIONS IN: tubulin-tyrosine ligase activity; INVOLVED IN: protein modification process; LOCATED IN: chloroplast; EXPRESSED IN: 18 plant structures; EXPRESSED DURING: 8 growth stages; CONTAINS InterPro DOMAIN/s: Tubulin-tyrosine ligase (InterPro:IPR004344); Has 1977 Blast hits to 1869 proteins in 143 species: Archae - 0; Bacteria - 8; Metazoa - 1192; Fungi - 29; Plants - 92; Viruses - 0; Other Eukaryotes - 656 (source: NCBI BLink).), translating into MSKIESFDDFVKVHGILLAASGLPPKLYPRLFEKLAYDTFDGGDYFQIESCEDDQRRKLLLTAESMPKDSDVFLVDHAWTFRLPDAYKQLKEIPGLAERMASLMSVDIDVDAGEEEVAEELSVDQIIDNEIRYAADKGYDSLRWLELEGLGVDDSLLSLHLPSKFQDLVALSLIGNKIESADVVIQEIVKFKNLKALWLNDNPVLQKSERQMADEILQGCPSLEIYNSCFTPNYGLWALGFCGDIFGKDNPGCVQQDQPLCNVTSLDLSNRSIHNLVNKAFSVHEMPLLSHLNIRGNSLDQNSVGELLEVLKLFPSLSSLEVDIPGPLGINALEILESLSNLSLLNGVDTAKILETGKHVVDSMLQPRIPELNPDDTLVDRVLDAMWLYALNYRLADDEKLDETSLWYVMDELGSALRHSDEPNFKVAPFLFMPSGKLESAVSYSVMWPIKHSQKGDECTRDFLSGIGEDKQRSARLTAWFQTPENYFIHEFEKYQQKLQAKAFESKPSNPSVSRSIQHSDGSPLLVYTDLPQVEEFLTRPEFVITNEPKDADILWTSVQVDDELKKEVGITDDQYINQFPFEACLVMKHHLAETIQMGYGSPKWLQPTYNLETQLSQFIGDYCVRKRDQLNNLWILKPWNMARTIDTSITDNLSAIIRMMETGPKICQKYIEHPALFKGNKFDLRYVVLVRSIDPLEIYLIEIFWVRLSNNPYSLEKHSFFEYETHFTVMNYGRKLNHKPTAEFVREFEQEHNVKWMDIHEKVKQVIRAVFEAAALAHPEMQSPKSRAMYGVDVMLDSSFEPKILEVTYCPDCMRACKYDMETIDGKGIVKGGDFFNNVFGCLFLDETAHVTPL